AGTGCACGGCTGTAGGCTTTCTGCGAATCCTTGACGCGGAACGCCATGCCGCAAACGGACGGGCCGTGTTCGGCGGCGAAGTACGAGGCGACGCTGTTGGGTTCGTTGTTGAGGATCAGGTTGATCGCGCCCTGACGGTACAGGTGCACGTTCTTGGAGCGGTGGGTCGCGACTTTGGTGAAGCCCATGATCTCGAAGATCGGCTCCAGCGTGCCGGGAGTCGGCGCTGCGAACTCGATGAACTCAAAGCCCATCAGGCCCATTGGGTTTTCGTATAAATCTGCCATGGTGACGCCTCATCATTTCTTATCAATTAACCAGGGTTATTTGTCAGGAAAGTGATGGAGTGGGAGGCGCACAGGAGATGCCGCGCACGCTGCGAGCGAGGAAGTCTCCGTAGATCAGTTGGAACCCGAATATCTTCATTGTCGACCCAAGGCTCTTGCGGGCGAGGCTTCTGCTGCCAGAAGACGATTATTATTGTATGCGTAACCCGATTCTACACAGCGTAACCTGGCTTGTCTGCCCTCCCTTTAGAATCCGCTTTTTTGCCTACTGTACAAGAGCCATCTGCCATCTATTCTCCCCTCTGGCTCGATTGTTTACCGGGCCCGACTTCGAAGCCACAGGATGTGCTTATGCCGCTGACCCGCAGACCCCGCCGCAAACGCAGCACCCGCAACGTTCTGACTTTGCTAAGCGGCCTGCTGCCAATCGTGCTTGGCAGTGTGATTCTCTACATGCAGGCAGAACGCACTTTGCAGCAAAGCGCCGGAGAAACTGCCGAGCAAGCGTTGCGACAGTTCGACTTGATGCTCGATAACACGGCAGAAGCCGCCCGGATTCTGTTGCCGCTTGCCGGGAAAAATTGCGAAGAGGTGAAACTGGCCCTGCGTGAGCAGGTGACCCGCCGGCCTTTCGTACGCTCGACCAATCTGGTCTGGGATAACAATCTCTACTGTAGTTCGCTATTCGGCCAGTTCAACGAAGCCGTCAATGCCGGCGACTACCATGAAGGCAAACTGTGGCTGATGAACGGCAACCCGGTCACGCCCAATACGGCATTGTTGATTTATCGCCTCAGCGACGGTCGCGGCGGCGCGCTGACCACCCTTGATGGTTATCACCTGAGCAATATCCTGCGTCTGATCGGCCGCCAGACGCTACTGATGTTGCAAGTGGGCGAGAATTGGCTGTCCGCAGACGGCAAAGTGCATCAGGGATCCCTGCCCGCCCTGCCGGTAGCGCAGAGCATGCTGGAATCCGAGCGTTACGGTTTCAAAGTGTCGGCAGGTTTCGCCGAGGGCGAAATCTGGCGTTACATGGCGGCTGAGTATCCACCGCTGTTCAGTCTGTTGATTTTCTTCGGTGCAGTCTCCGGAGCCATTGGCCACTTCGTCCAACAGCGATCGACCTCGCCGAGCCACGAAATGCTCCGCGCGCTGGAAGCCGGGGAGTTCATTCCTTACTTCCAGCCCGTGGTTCATGGTGACAGCAAGCAATGGTCAGGTGCCGAAGTGCTGATGCGCTGGAATCATCCGAAAGAGGGCTTGGTACGCCCGGATCTGTTTATTCCGTTTGCCGAGCACTCGGGCTTGATCGTGCCGATGACCCGCGCCCTGATGCAACAGACTGCGGTCCTGCTGGGGCCGCACTCCGCAGCCTTCGCCAAACCTTTTCATATCAGCCTCAATATCACCGCCAGCCACTGCCAGGATCTGGAGCTGGTCGAGGATTGTCGTGACCTCCTGGCGGCGTTTGCGCCTGGCAGCGTCGAACTGGTGCTGGAACTGACGGAGCGCCAGCTGGTCGAGCCGAATGACATCACCCTGCAGCTCTTCGAGCAGCTGCA
This genomic interval from Pseudomonas koreensis contains the following:
- a CDS encoding EAL domain-containing protein yields the protein MPLTRRPRRKRSTRNVLTLLSGLLPIVLGSVILYMQAERTLQQSAGETAEQALRQFDLMLDNTAEAARILLPLAGKNCEEVKLALREQVTRRPFVRSTNLVWDNNLYCSSLFGQFNEAVNAGDYHEGKLWLMNGNPVTPNTALLIYRLSDGRGGALTTLDGYHLSNILRLIGRQTLLMLQVGENWLSADGKVHQGSLPALPVAQSMLESERYGFKVSAGFAEGEIWRYMAAEYPPLFSLLIFFGAVSGAIGHFVQQRSTSPSHEMLRALEAGEFIPYFQPVVHGDSKQWSGAEVLMRWNHPKEGLVRPDLFIPFAEHSGLIVPMTRALMQQTAVLLGPHSAAFAKPFHISLNITASHCQDLELVEDCRDLLAAFAPGSVELVLELTERQLVEPNDITLQLFEQLHALGVKIAIDDFGTGHSSLGYLRTFNVDFLKIDQSFVAMIGVDALSRHILDTIIELSAKLDLGIVAEGVETQAQADYLTEHNVNFLQGYLYGRPMPGTDFLDALTHH